attgcatagTCGGCCACATAAGCTGGTTCGGGAACTTTTGAGGAAATTTGCGTTTGAAATTcatgaacccaaaatctgatgttcgtgacatctctattaGTCAGTGAGAAGAGTAGCAGTGTGGCATTAGGCCAGCTATGGCCATGGAGACTGCATTATAAGAGTTCTAGCATATGCACATAACTCGGTATCCATCAGCATCCTGGTTGATATTTTCGTCTGAGTTATTGTGGCTCATATGCTGGAACTTTATATAATACAGATTGAGCCAATGGAGCAGGTAGTTGGAATTGCGTGTGACTCTTGCTAGCGAAACTGATACACACAGAGAAAAACAATTTTCCACTTTTGACACAGAAATCGAGGTAGAAATAAaatgcccaggaggttaaataaaTGCATAGTGTTATTTTCTCATTGCTGGCATTACACACAGCTCCCCAGTGGGAAAAGGAGGATGAATTTGTAGTGCTGGGAAGATTCTTTGTTTGGATTTATAGAAAGGTGTTGTTTCTCTAAACAAGCTCAGGTGTAGAGTATATGCAAAATAAATAGACACTACAAGCTGGAGAAAAACATTAGTGTTTGAATGGATCCTTAGTGAATCCTTAGGTAATAATAAATAAACAAGTATTTTGTGTGTGATGCTGTAAAGCTCTCTCTCATTTGTCCATCATGTTGGCTCTGATAGCCCCTCACTCCAAAACCTGATCAGTAAATTTTACTTGTGTACTCTTTGAAAATATTAATTTTCCAATACTTATAATTAATTCTCAATTTCAAATGGACTTTTGTGTTATTTTATAATATTATAATGTTTATATTTGAAGAGTTTAAATAGTGCTACAACATTCATCAGTACTTTTGACAGTATAAAGTCACCATAGACTATCCTTACATGCATTTCCATAGCATTTGGTATTTGGTGAAACACTACGTTTCTATCAAGTGTGACCCCAGCCGCTCTTGTTGCTAGTCAGATAGGTTCTAATAGTCTGTTGCTCTTAAACATTATCAGTAAATTCTACTAGTGTAATCTGCAcagatattaattttactctaatTACATATTGTTCTCAATGATggttctgtattattttataatgTTAATGTTTATATTTTGAGTACTTATATTGTCCTGACATATTTATCAGTTATTTTGACAGTATATAgtaaggtccctaactgcccctgcTGCAGACATTTTGGTGTCATACATCACAAGATACTTTTAACTACTAGCCGACGGGTGTGaccacagcggcagccccaggaccacctaatgccaatcGGATTAAAGTCCTGAGGCTGGGATTTGAAGAAGATCACGCATGCTGATATCCGCTTGGATGACGaagctccgctccgccatcagtctcccagcggtgatcgccgctaggagactgttagatggcaaaacagttgtctatttaatctatacagcactgcgatctatggcagtgctgtactgtcacacagctgtccccctgggatgcAGGAGAAcaatcagctctcattggctgaagcttatgacagccgatcgttgTCATAGGCTGCCagtgggagggagggttattaaaataataaaaaatgtcattatttattgaaaaaaaatatttatataaaaaaacatccagagagcaatcatagcccaccaacataaatttctgttggtgggcagaaaagaggggggaATCACTACTGTGcttagttgtatggccctgcagtgagaccttatagctgcagtggcctattttgtaaaaaatggcttggtcactaggggggtttaagcccctggtccttaaggggttaaaGGTGTTTAGTGCTCACGCCTACATAGATTTGAGGTGTTTTGGATGCATAAGGGGGGTTTTGATAAAATATTACAAAGGttgcaatgtttttttgtttttttttttaagtttagataataacctcagtagggggaagtctCTGAATGATCAATAAACTTTCTTGATCCTCCATAATCTATCTGCTGCTGCGTTTCCCTcaatgtaaggcccggttcacattagcggtggccgtccggaatcgccgtgccggagccggaccgcatgcggaacggacggaacggacgcacagcATAGCAATAaaaaaagtctatgcgtccgttcacatgcgtccatttcatccggaccggatccggaccggatccggactccggcataagacccaacatgcgctattttttggtccggctcctccggcagacgtatccggagcggagccggactgcaccatccggccaatacaaaccaatgagaaccggagagcgcacaacacactggctataaaatccggatgttctaccccacttcctatgcgtattgtagcggcgattttggatggggacacatgggcaagcattttggagtggagcagcagtgactttaaatgtgctggagatgttggcagtatgtcggaggtggaggtgagtgctaaacagcggagggcctgattccacaggtccaccttctgctgacctcccagaccccaacattttattttatttctactctcttttgccaaacgatccggatcgcatcctgatgaacacctgatgcaacctgaccggatccggatcggatccggatcagaaccgtacggttccgatccggatccggtcagttcatccggtccgtttggcagagaaccgcaagtgtgaaccgggcctaaaagtgcagccgcactgtgcaggtGCCAGTGGttttgctcctgtgcagcagcatGCAGACACTcgtgcatggagaaaaaagccGTGCATGAGCAgccttgtgctactgcgcagaagCAGGATGTactttgtgcctgcacagtgtggccacTTTGCAACTGCTTAgtgcaaacaaactttttaacttttatttgaaaaaatatatatataaatagccTGAACAATGCTTCAACTAATCATACTTAAAAATGCACATTAAATGAAATTCATTGATTTAATGTAAAGAAAACTGATCAGTTGGCCGCATCTTAATGTTATTTTGCAAATTTGTATAATATAAAAACTGATTTAAACACAATAATAACATTAGCCTAGAGCACAACCTGCATGGATTACCCAGGCAATACAAACAGCATTTTATTATCAGCAGCAATGTACTGTAGCTGCATCTAAGTCACTCTAGTACTAATGATCCATTGTGCCATCAGCATGAATGCTCTTTTAAaagtaaatttaataaaaaaaaagtttagttaaATTGGATATTATGAAATATTGTTAATGAGAGGAGATCACATGATATCACAGCTAACAAGTTTTTAAGATAGGAAAGATAATTTTGTGCTGTGATATATGTTTACTTAATTAATTCAGATAATACAGAGGTTTCGGTGTCAAAGCAAtaaaataatagaaaaaataaataaatgagaatAAAGGATCAAATTAAAGATACACATATTCACTTCCTATCCTTAAGGGAGTCCATGGAAAACGTGGTGCTATTAAACAATTTGATAAGATTTGGTTCAGATTGTTGGACATTCATAAAAATGACCTAATTTAGGTTAACCGGACCCTAATCTAGATTCGGCATAGACAGGTTTGCAGTAATCTGTGATATTTTGTAAATGTGGGTGCTACTTTGCTCCACtgtaattgttttgttttgttgtacgTGTCTGTGCCATCCATATCGGCATCTTTTGTTgttaaaaattcaataaaattcgACTTTAAAAAAGATATGCATATTCATATGAGATTTTGAAGAAGATTTTAAGGAGACTGCTTTCCAAATTTGTGAATTTGGTACTGAACATattattgtgtatgcatagaacaCTGAAACTGTCCATCCTCTACTGACCTATTCATTGTGGTTCCATCTATTGTTATGTTATTGAAGAATCTCTAACTTTGATCAGCTCCTTCCATTTGCCTTTTGTTCATATTGTGGAATGTTAATGAAGTTATCACCTCGCTGGCTTGGGGTAAATTTACATAAATAGGTCTTGGAACTGTCTTTTAATAATACTATAAACACACCTTTTGTTGTTaacaataaattatttttaaccAATGGAAAACAACCTTACGCTAGTAAATGGAGAAGATGAGAATAAAAGATGGGTCAGGCCTAAGTCAGGCAGAAGAATACCAGAGACTTTCCAGGAATAAggagcccctatactacatcctaCCAGGTAACTATGATCATTCTGATTTACTTAGTTGTAATATTAGTCTAAACATAttgtagttaggattgtattgtattatttttcctTCTTTAGTTTGTATTTTTAAGATAAATTATGTGAATAAGTGTGATATTGCATAAGCCAGTAAGTGTAACTCTTATGACTGTGTGGGTTTTATATTGTACAAAAGTGTACCTGTTAGAAGAAGAGCACTAAGGCTTGTGTTAGGCCTGGGCTATACTGGAGAGATATTTTTGGGGGCATGTGattaaaatatttaaatttttGTTAACAGTTGCTCTTTATATCAATTTTGTTTGATGATTTTAAAATAAAGTGTAAATAATATTATTGTGCATAAAAAGATTCTAAATAAATCCCACAGGCAAAAATAATTTGATTAACAAACTAGGGCTAATAAAAGGGATTTATAGTTTATCAGAGTTTAATAATCAGTCACAATGTTGTATGTAGGTCAGTTATGAGATAAAATGAATATATTCATTTCCTGCATTAATATCAAGTGCAGTGCTACCCTGATTATCTCTATGTAGACAATGTAATaatgtaatattttaaaataGTGGTAAAACAAATTTTGGAGggcagcagggatgctcatctggatccgggtacccggggtaaacccgggtatccgaccttttttctgctatccggtcggatccggattccggatacctggggccggatccggatagctctatgcgggtatctggccgcataatccgaatacccgcgggtacccgcggatattcaacggatatccggatccgggtactgtaacaagggagatgatgtcattgagccaatcagagggctcccagccaatcagagggctcccagcagaagccctagctaccaatcacagaggggaactctggccagccccacctgacctcattgagccaatcagaggcctcccagcctaagccctggcacccaatcacagaagggaaccctggcctgcccccctgtgtaataaggagggttggcatgatgagacagatcttcCTTGCTTGTGtagctggctggctggtcactgacagactttctccagtgctgttggattagcaagtgctgcctatatacagtgataaacctaaagctttgagtgctaaacaccttcactacactattgttctattgttttttttttagctagctagtgtaattgtttgatttcattcactcagttaggtcctgtctgtgtctgtgtgtgctgtgcaggccagcaggacagtatcggttagggaataggattactgtgttattgtgttgtattatatagttagttagtactgcagttagttgttagagagagtagtactgtgttagtttactacagattactgcagtgctgctgtgctgagcattgtcagtgtgacagttagacagatagtgtgcactgtctgtcctctactctgcggtctgtcactccatgctgatttgatttaaagtccaaccccgatttcattaaagtaaaagtaccccacatcatctggtgacatcatcaccatgtataagttgtactatgtctgctggcaccggcagctgggggaggggcagcaagggcaagaggacagggagcaacattacggctaccctcagaaggtctgccgtgtcagtgtcaggcagcctaccctcagtcagcgagcttttcactccaggcgccacgattgaactcagggctgttagccgcaaggagtttgaggaggatgttctgggttttgaggatggggggtatgatgttgatgatgggatgaaggaccgtgactaccatccacagtatggggatgtcagctctgactctgagaagGAGGATGCAttagtgggtttggcacggaggatcagcattgcagacagtggccatggaatgcgggacccaccacatccttctgccactaccaccCGCACCacaccggtttttctatccggatacccgaataggtcgtatCTGCGGGTAATTTGGTCtgatatccgaattcactcggatatccgcaaggtcggatccggacaTCCGACTCGGATCCgggtatctgggtacccggatccgtatccaggcggattttaaaaagtactacccgagcaaccctggaGGGCAGTAGTAAAATAAGGACTAAAGACTGAGGGTTGCAAATGAGTGGCCAGAGGGTACATTAATCAGAGTCATCTCAGGGTAAGTGGTATGAGGAATAGTGGCATGAGGCAGTAACAAAGCACCGCCTGGCAAggacctatacaaagatgccagcaagCCTGCTTTTTAATGGCACATGATTCTGGCAGCTGGAGAGTGCActgtgcatataaataaaagaggcTTGTGTTCATAACTATTATTACTGTTGTTAtcaatattgttaacaacattataATAACAGCCTAGCATCAGTAATATGCATGTTATTATTatcattgcttaaccacttcacaactgaggggttttaccccttgagcaccagagcagttttcacatttcagcactccttacattcatttgtctataactttattattacttatcgcaatggaatgaactatatcttgtttttttttgctactaattaggctttctttaggtgggacattatgccaagaattattttattctaaatgtgttttaatgggaaaataggaaaaaatgtgggaaaaaaacattatttttcagttttcggccattatagttttttaaataatgcatgctactgtaattaaaacccatgaaatgtatttgcccatttgtccctgttattacaccgtttaaattatgtccctatcacaatgtttagcaccaatattttatttttgcgtccatccctaattacaagcccatagtttataaagtaacagtgttataccctcttgacataaatatttaaagagttcagtccctaaggtaactatttatgtatttttattttattttcatttttgtttttattacaaaaaaaaaaaaaattggggagtgtgggaggtaatgagttaatttataatgtaaaacgatgtatttgtatatgaaaaatgcttttgggtgtagttttactatttggccacaagatggccacagcctatcattgctgggggctgagatcaacaaacgggaacgttttttcccattcattgatctccgagtgAGTGGCCGGTGGCGTGCATGAGTGCAGGAGCATGCACACGAGTGAGCGGGAGTGTGGACAGCGGTGGTAGCggcgggggtgcgtatatctatgcttctggtggggaaagggtgttaaaaggagcttagatatacgcacctgtgagggtaaagtggttaattatctTTCACACTCCTAATGTTAAATTGAGCTTAACATCCTAACACTATCGAATCTAACCTCCAACTATCCTATCTAATAACACTAACTCTCTGATATCTAAgccacactaaccctcctataacTAGCCCTCACCTGAACTTGTTTCCCTCTCCTAGCACTAACCCTGCTATTACTAAGCACAACGCTAGCCTCTATAGATGAACTCTTCAGCTTCATCATAGCCAATAACAGCCTATAACTTTACTCAGCTTTACATATAGCCGATAGTGGTACTTGGCTATATCAGCACGGCACCCAATCTGGAATCCCTGATGCTGACTGCCCAATCCCACCACCTGCTTTGCCAATAGTTGGAGTTCAGCTATATAATAGTCAAACCTCAGTATCAAATTAAATTAGTCAGTGCTCCATAGCTGCAAATTTACATTGTGTTCTATAACAGCACCTGATTTTAAAAACAAACTGTACATGCAAATTAACTGCTTTGGTGCacttttcagggagtgcttttgatcATAAAGATATTCCTGAGAAAACCCCAGAAGGAGGGAGACGGATCTAAAACCTGTTGGTGAGAGGTTCAGAGCTGTCAGCTactctacccactgtaagtgaaatCTACAtgggaaaaatacatttacagtgcattttactctgggaaaaatgtactcctATATGTGTATATGCAAACTTAATTTTCAATTGTCATTTTAAATGAATGTAcaaaagcccccccaaaaatcattGCTTTGTGGTAAATCCAGGAATGGGTAATATGTTGGAACCTtccaaaaatataattttaataaTAACAAAGCTTGTATTTTGTTTCTTCACAGTGTTAGATTTTTTTGTATACTGAGAGCaattataaatgtgttttatatatattttacatatatTAGTTCTATTGTTGATTAATTACATGTGAGGCTAAATTGTTCCTCCAATGTACAAATCTTATTAgttttattttattatgtttttgTATTGCATGAAAGCAAACCTATTATGCTACAACGTTGTATCTGTTCTTAAATTGTGGCCACAAAAACTTACCTATTAAAAGGGTTCTGTGAcatgttaataaaaaaaacacttacttgaggcttttatcagccccctgcagctgtcatgtcccacgctgtcctcctacgatcctcccttctccgccgctggcaccggtcaattattcgtctaacaggACAAATAGTGCGAACTCCCGCTCACGTCTctgggagcttcctgcgcaggtgcagtatgaggttttcttgtactgtgcctgtgcagtaggctCCTTATGACGTGTGTGGGAGCGAGCACATTTGCGGCCACGGGCGCGCTTCTGCAGTCGCGTTAGTCGAATACTTAGACCAGGACCGGTGGCATGGAATGGAGGATTGtagaggatggcgcgggacattacagctgcagagggctgataaaagccccaggtaagtgtcagattgtttttttattaatatgcCACTGAACCTAtttaagttaaaggatacctgatctTAGACAGCAGAGAAAAATACACATCCCGGTGATAGTGTCACCCTCCATTGTGCATTAAAAGGCCCTGTTCCCTAACCCTAGTCAGCAGGCTCAGCATCCTTTGTACTGGACATACTACGCTGCACGTGCACAGTATGTCAGGTCAGCAGCCTTGTGGCTGTGCTCCCTGCTTGTCTCCTTCTATGTGTGCATTCACACATGTGGGGAGCACAGTCACAAAGCTGCCAACCTAAcataacggtcctctacccaatcacagtgcctggagtgaatggacgtgaccgcgaacagcggctacgtccattcacaaaaacaggaaattgttacttttcaataaagtgtaaaaaaaaaaaaaaaaaaaaagtgatcacttcctataactaagtgttcactagcgccatcttgtggccaaaaagtatattacacatacaaaatacatacatacacaattacatacacatcattaataaaattacacttacaaccctcccacccaaaaaaaaacacttgtaaaaaaaattcagcttaaataaataaataaatagtttccttatggactcagctttttttaatctatattttatgggggaaaattaatttaaatttattacattggggctggtaattatggccagaacaaaaaaaaacaaaacagaaaaataacacctatatttcaaaataatattttgtcgccatacattgtgatagggacataatttaaatggtttaataatcgggacaactgggcaaataatatgtgtttgttttatccacaggagaatgtttaattttaaaactataatggctaaaacctgagaaataatgattttttttattttttttttgtttttttctcattaaaacgcatttagaataaaaatattcttagcaaaatgtactacccacagaaagcctaattggtggcgaaaaaacgaggtatagatcattttcttgtgataagtagtaataaagttattagggaataaaagggaggagcactgacaagtgaaaattgctctggtccgttagagtaaaaacccttgggggtgaactggttaaaaggggTTATCATCTGAAATGTAGTTTTATAATAGACTAAGGATGATCGGAAATGCCAATTACCACTACGATTTACTCCTTCTGCATATTTCCACATTCCCATGCGGATTTTCCACCAAAAATTAATTTTCAAGTTATTTGATTAACTTATTCATTGTAAGTCTTCTGaagttctgattggcttaaaattactgaaTACACAGATGAGAGGAGCTctgtgaaaaaatgcattatctgATTGGCTAATTCATTCCGACTTTCTCAGTCTCCTGATTGGCTTAAAGGTACATAATATTGGTAATACGGATCTTCTGCGAAAATTTTTGCCTAAAATCTGCTTTCACAGATTGATTTATGAGTCCTAAATGTTCACATTTCCGCAAAAATCTGTGTTCCGCATTAGTATTTCCAAGTTCCACATTCCCATGTGGAAATACAGATTTCCAATTTGAAAAGCGGCAATTGCATTTCTgtgaaatctgaatgagcatccctataatAGACCAATTTTTTGTTTGATATGCTGTCAGAGCTTCTGGTAATATAGCAACAATAACATATAATATATTGAATTGCAGGAGCAAAAAGTATCTCCAGCAGCCCATGATGAGTCACAGAGGAGACAAGCCGCATCACTGCTCAGAGTGTGAGAAAAGCTTCTCTTATCAATCAGAGCTTATTATTCACCAGAGGAGTCACACTGGGGAGAGGCCATTTTTCTGCTCAGAGTGTGAGAAAAGTTTCCATCTAAGGTCAAATCTTAAGACACACCAGAGGATCCACACCagagagaagccattttcttgctCTGAATGTCAAAAATGTTTCAGTCAGAAGGGAACCCTCATGAATCATCAGaggattcatactggagagaagcctTTTTCCTGCTCAGAATGTGACAAATCTTTTACCTGGAACTCCAACCTGATAGAGCATCTGTTgattcatactggagagaagcctTTTTCCTGCTCAGAATGTGATATGTCTTTTATTAACAAGTCGTACCTTAAAAGGCATCAGATTAATCATACTGGAGAGAAGAATTTCCCCtgctttgaatgtcagaaatgttttGTCACAAAATATGGCCTCATAGAACATCAGAggattcacacaggagagaagctGTTTTCTTGCTCAGAA
This DNA window, taken from Hyperolius riggenbachi isolate aHypRig1 chromosome 3, aHypRig1.pri, whole genome shotgun sequence, encodes the following:
- the LOC137562140 gene encoding oocyte zinc finger protein XlCOF22-like, with the translated sequence MSHRGDKPHHCSECEKSFSYQSELIIHQRSHTGERPFFCSECEKSFHLRSNLKTHQRIHTREKPFSCSECQKCFSQKGTLMNHQRIHTGEKPFSCSECDKSFTWNSNLIEHLLIHTGEKPFSCSECDMSFINKSYLKRHQINHTGEKNFPCFECQKCFVTKYGLIEHQRIHTGEKLFSCSECDMSFSTRQALSVHLRIHTGEKPYKCTECNKSFSQTSDLTRHQRTHTGEKPFSCSECGKSFSHQSSLRRHQKIHERVDVSL